Proteins co-encoded in one Kutzneria chonburiensis genomic window:
- a CDS encoding 4Fe-4S dicluster domain-containing protein produces the protein MGFFTDTSVCIGCKACEVACKEWNAVPEDGLNFTGNSFDNTGGLGADTWRHVAFIEKPAVDLGMPTVGQSTPDFQWLMSSDVCKHCTHAACLDVCPTGALFRTEFGTVVVQEDVCNGCGYCVPACPYGVIDQRPDDGRVFKCTMCYDRLGAGQEPACAKACPTDSIQFGELDELRERAAGRLEELHEQGMDAAQLYGENPADGVGGAGAFFLLLDEPEVYGLPPDPVVTTRDLPSMWRHAGVAAATLLVGLAATFFGGRR, from the coding sequence ATGGGCTTTTTCACCGACACCAGCGTCTGCATCGGATGCAAGGCGTGCGAGGTCGCGTGCAAGGAGTGGAACGCCGTCCCCGAGGACGGCCTGAACTTCACCGGGAACTCGTTCGACAACACCGGCGGGCTCGGCGCCGACACCTGGCGGCACGTCGCTTTTATCGAAAAGCCGGCCGTAGATCTGGGAATGCCGACGGTTGGACAGTCCACTCCGGACTTTCAGTGGCTGATGTCCTCGGACGTGTGCAAGCACTGCACGCACGCCGCGTGCTTGGACGTCTGCCCGACCGGCGCGCTGTTCCGGACCGAGTTCGGCACGGTCGTCGTGCAGGAGGACGTGTGCAACGGCTGCGGCTATTGCGTGCCGGCCTGCCCGTACGGGGTGATCGACCAACGTCCCGACGACGGCCGCGTCTTCAAGTGCACCATGTGTTACGACCGGCTCGGCGCCGGGCAGGAACCGGCCTGCGCCAAGGCATGCCCGACCGACTCCATCCAGTTCGGCGAGCTCGACGAGCTACGGGAACGGGCCGCCGGCCGGCTCGAGGAGCTTCACGAGCAAGGCATGGACGCCGCTCAGCTGTATGGCGAGAATCCGGCCGACGGCGTGGGCGGTGCCGGCGCGTTCTTCCTGCTGTTGGACGAGCCCGAGGTCTACGGCCTGCCGCCGGATCCCGTTGTCACGACAAGGGATCTGCCGTCGATGTGGCGGCATGCCGGGGTCGCCGCCGCGACGCTGTTGGTCGGCCTGGCGGCCACGTTCTTCGGAGGCCGGCGATGA
- the fdh gene encoding formate dehydrogenase, which produces MGVRRWIEGWPVYRQLHGDDPLGRGSAVKSPTTERLTARTATADRVVKSVCPYCAVGCGQNVYVKDEKVVQIEGNPDSPVSRGRLCPKGSASLQLTTGRSRRHKVLYRAPHAADWQEIPLDQAMEMVADRVLKARAEGWQDEQDGVRVARTMGLASLGGATLDNEENYLIKKLFTALGVIQVENQARVCHSATVAGLGTSFGRGGATMFLQDLQHSDCIVIQGSNFAEAHPVGFQWVMEAKARGAKVIHVDPRFSRTSALADLYVPIRPGTDIAFLGGVINHVLSTDKYFHDYVVNYTNAAAIVREDFRDTEDLDGLFSGFNAETRHYDFDTWQYEGVEMTAATGDRDEGYEQHSSGGSSQHKAGKAEGRGSGGVGLSGRPRTDPTLRHPRCVFQILKRHYARYTPEMVADICGTPVEKFQAVCDVLTENSGRDRTSSFAYAVGWTQHTVGAQYIRTASILQLLLGNIGRPGGGIQALRGHASIQGSSDIPTLFNLLPGYIPMPHAHADESLDDFVAADAAETGYWAYMRSYLVSLLKAWWGEKATADNDFCFDYLPRITGSHATYDTVREQLAGRCKGYFLMGENPAVGSANAKMQRLGMAKLDWLVVRDFSLIESATWWQDGPEIESGELRTADIATEVFFFPAAAHTEKSGTFTNTNRWVQWHEQAVEPAGDARSDLWFMFHLGRLIRAELAGSTDPRDRPVLDLTWDYPVVGETADPDAAAVLAEINGFGPDGKHLGSYKELKDDGSTTCGCWIYCGVYADGVNQAARHKPGQEQDWIAAEWAWAWPANRRILYNRASADPDGKPWSDRKSLVWWDGEQWTGHDVPDFDTDKLPDYEPDEDARGSDALSGKDPFIMQGDGKGWLYAPAGLDDGPLPTHYEPQDSPFANALYAQQRGPSRLVFDGEHNRYHPTGSPVFPYVVTTYRLTEHFTAGGMTRWTPYLAELQPEFFCEVSPALAEERGLEHGDWATIVTARNAIEARVLVTDRIPTLTVLGRQVHQIGLPFHWGPNGLSKGDAANELTAIALDPNAHIQEDKAVTADIRPGRRPRGAARVDLVRDYQQRAGITDQTGMEV; this is translated from the coding sequence GGCCGGTGTACCGGCAACTGCACGGCGACGACCCGCTGGGCCGCGGCTCGGCGGTGAAGTCGCCGACGACGGAACGGCTGACGGCGCGGACTGCGACGGCGGACCGGGTGGTGAAGTCGGTTTGCCCGTATTGCGCGGTGGGCTGTGGCCAGAACGTGTACGTCAAGGACGAGAAGGTCGTGCAGATCGAGGGCAACCCGGACTCCCCGGTCAGCCGCGGTCGGCTCTGCCCGAAGGGCTCGGCCAGCCTCCAGCTCACCACCGGACGGTCGCGGCGGCACAAGGTGCTCTACCGGGCCCCGCATGCCGCCGACTGGCAGGAGATCCCGCTGGACCAGGCCATGGAGATGGTCGCCGACCGGGTGCTCAAGGCCCGCGCCGAAGGCTGGCAGGACGAGCAGGACGGCGTCCGCGTGGCCCGCACCATGGGGCTGGCCAGCCTGGGCGGCGCCACCCTGGACAACGAGGAGAACTACCTCATCAAGAAGCTGTTCACGGCACTGGGCGTGATCCAGGTGGAGAACCAGGCCCGGGTCTGCCACAGCGCCACGGTGGCCGGCCTCGGCACGTCCTTCGGCCGCGGCGGCGCGACGATGTTCCTCCAGGACCTCCAACACTCCGACTGCATCGTCATCCAGGGCTCGAACTTCGCCGAGGCGCACCCGGTCGGCTTCCAATGGGTGATGGAGGCCAAGGCCCGCGGGGCGAAGGTCATCCACGTCGACCCCCGGTTCAGCCGCACCAGCGCGCTGGCCGACCTGTACGTGCCGATCCGGCCGGGCACCGACATCGCCTTCCTCGGCGGCGTGATCAACCACGTGCTGAGCACGGACAAGTACTTCCACGACTACGTGGTCAACTACACCAACGCCGCCGCCATCGTGCGCGAGGACTTCCGCGACACCGAGGACCTCGACGGCCTCTTCTCCGGCTTCAACGCCGAGACCCGGCACTACGACTTCGACACCTGGCAGTACGAGGGCGTCGAGATGACCGCGGCCACCGGCGACCGGGACGAGGGCTACGAGCAGCACAGCAGCGGCGGATCGAGCCAGCACAAGGCCGGCAAGGCCGAGGGACGCGGCTCCGGCGGCGTGGGCCTCAGCGGCAGACCGCGGACCGACCCGACGCTGCGACACCCGCGCTGCGTGTTCCAGATCCTCAAGCGCCACTACGCCCGCTACACGCCGGAAATGGTGGCCGACATCTGTGGCACGCCGGTGGAGAAGTTCCAGGCGGTCTGCGACGTGCTGACCGAGAACTCCGGCCGGGACCGCACCAGCTCCTTCGCCTACGCCGTCGGCTGGACCCAGCACACCGTTGGCGCGCAGTACATCCGCACCGCGTCGATCCTGCAACTGCTGCTGGGCAACATCGGCCGTCCCGGCGGCGGCATCCAGGCGCTGCGCGGCCACGCCAGCATCCAGGGCTCCAGCGACATCCCGACCCTGTTCAACCTGCTGCCCGGCTACATCCCGATGCCGCACGCGCACGCCGACGAGTCGCTGGACGACTTCGTCGCGGCGGACGCGGCCGAGACCGGCTACTGGGCGTACATGCGGTCGTACCTGGTCAGCCTGCTCAAGGCCTGGTGGGGCGAGAAGGCCACCGCGGACAACGACTTCTGCTTCGACTACCTGCCCCGCATCACCGGCTCGCACGCCACCTACGACACCGTGCGGGAGCAGCTGGCCGGCCGCTGCAAGGGCTACTTCCTGATGGGAGAGAACCCGGCCGTCGGCTCGGCCAACGCGAAGATGCAGCGGCTGGGCATGGCCAAGCTGGACTGGTTGGTGGTACGGGACTTCTCGCTGATCGAGAGCGCCACCTGGTGGCAGGACGGCCCGGAGATCGAGTCCGGCGAGCTGCGCACCGCCGACATCGCCACCGAGGTGTTCTTCTTCCCGGCCGCCGCGCACACCGAGAAGTCCGGCACCTTCACCAACACCAACCGCTGGGTGCAGTGGCACGAGCAGGCCGTCGAGCCGGCCGGCGACGCCCGCAGCGACCTGTGGTTCATGTTCCACCTGGGCCGGCTCATCCGGGCCGAGCTGGCCGGCTCCACCGATCCCCGTGACCGGCCCGTGCTCGACCTGACCTGGGACTACCCGGTGGTCGGTGAGACCGCTGACCCGGACGCGGCGGCGGTGCTGGCCGAGATCAACGGCTTCGGGCCGGACGGCAAGCACCTGGGCTCGTACAAGGAGCTCAAGGACGACGGTTCGACGACGTGCGGCTGCTGGATCTACTGCGGCGTCTACGCCGACGGCGTCAACCAGGCGGCCCGCCACAAACCGGGCCAGGAGCAGGACTGGATCGCCGCGGAGTGGGCGTGGGCCTGGCCGGCCAACCGGCGCATCCTGTACAACCGCGCGTCGGCCGATCCGGACGGAAAGCCCTGGAGCGACAGGAAGAGCCTGGTCTGGTGGGACGGCGAGCAGTGGACCGGCCACGACGTGCCCGACTTCGACACCGACAAGTTGCCGGACTACGAGCCCGATGAGGACGCTCGCGGCTCGGATGCGTTGAGCGGCAAGGATCCGTTCATCATGCAGGGCGACGGCAAGGGCTGGCTGTACGCGCCGGCCGGGCTGGACGACGGCCCGCTGCCGACGCACTACGAGCCACAGGACTCCCCGTTCGCCAATGCCCTCTACGCGCAGCAGCGCGGTCCCAGCCGGCTGGTGTTCGACGGCGAGCACAACCGCTACCACCCCACCGGATCGCCGGTCTTCCCTTACGTGGTCACGACATATCGGCTGACCGAGCATTTCACCGCCGGTGGTATGACGCGCTGGACGCCGTATCTGGCCGAGCTGCAACCGGAGTTCTTCTGCGAGGTGTCACCGGCTCTGGCCGAGGAACGCGGGCTGGAACACGGTGACTGGGCGACGATCGTCACCGCCCGCAACGCGATCGAAGCACGGGTGCTGGTGACCGACCGAATTCCCACGTTGACCGTGCTCGGTCGGCAGGTGCACCAGATCGGGCTGCCCTTCCACTGGGGTCCCAACGGCCTGTCCAAGGGCGACGCCGCCAACGAGCTCACCGCGATCGCGTTGGATCCGAACGCGCACATCCAGGAGGACAAGGCGGTGACCGCCGACATCCGGCCCGGGCGTCGGCCGCGCGGGGCCGCCCGGGTGGATCTCGTCCGCGACTACCAGCAGCGGGCCGGCATCACCGACCAGACGGGTATGGAGGTGTGA